The Clavelina lepadiformis chromosome 1, kaClaLepa1.1, whole genome shotgun sequence genome segment AATTATCCGGTCTATTTGGGACAatgttttttgatatttgagCTGATAAGCAAATAAACCAAGATAATTGAGTTCTTAAAACAACACTTTTACGTTTCACATAGGTTTAAGATACGGTTATAGGATTTAGTTTTGAACAATGAACTGGAAGTACAGTGACATTACTGTGAACAGTCTATATCAGACAAACTGTATAGCTATAACGGCTGGATGCTTCCCAGTTTGTTTTACTGTTATTGTTATTTCAAGCGTTTATCAAGCGACCGGATAATCGAAGAAGCACCTACTATTTACCTCATAACCAAGGTTTCGTGCCAAATACGCAATGTGGGATTCATCTAAAAGAAAGCTTTTCACTGCTTGCTTCCCTGCAGACGGCAGTTTCGGAAATGCGGTGCTGATATAATGAGACACAAATTCATCTGCAAATTTCCTGCCACAATCTTGCAAGTCAGAGTAATCAGAGAGACTCTCTGCATTGTCATCTTGGTCTGGCAAAGGTTCAGTGAATGCATCTTTCAATAATTGCTCTGAGCAATTTAAATGAAGGCGAcatcttaaaaaatatttcagcatATCAAGGAACAGTATTCAGTTTTGACAGATTTTTAACAAATGCTGTCTTACAAGAAGCTAATAAGTTATATGTACTGAGATGCTATtacaggggcgggcaacttttttggtcggcgggcctgatatgagaaaataaactacttggcgggccggattcctgaatcgatacattaatcgtgtatttatccacctatgcaaggaataaattgtatttaatgtaaactttaagttttaagcatagagaccaaaaacagtatttaatgaatttattaacaaataatgTACTTCAATAGCTGCTGAAGTCCAAACTGAACTGCTAAACTgactgcgggccgctcaaaatcccgtcgcgggctggacccggcccgcgggccgtatgttgcccacccctgtgcTATTAAATCATATGCTATCAAATCACAACTGTTGTACAGTTACGATTGATACATCACTCACTGAAAGGCTGACAACTCAGCTTTATAATTCCAACACCGTAAGGTAGATCTTGGTTTTGGAGGATCAGGACCTTCAATTtcctttttccttttcataCTTAATGCCCAAACTCTTTTCCAACGTAAAGGTCTACCTTCATTTTCATCTGCAGTCCGAATTGCAGAGTTACCCACATTTGTTGAATAGCTCAAAGCAGGTGATTTCTTGTTTAGCCAATAGATAGCAGATGCAACCCTTTTAGGACAATCCCTCACGATCCTTGTTGTCAGaagcattttgaaattttggcGTTTTAAAACCAGAGCAGCAAACTTGATTCAAGTGTTCGTATTTCTTACagcaattttttagttcatCAAGGACAAAGACACACTTCTGTTCTTGATAATTGTTTCCTATAAAAACATCTGATGATTACTGACTATTGAGTAAACAACCTCAAACTGTTTCACAgatataaaaaagtttaagctgaaaataaaatagCGTGACTGCATCTGGTGCAATCAAATATTTGGTACCAAAAATAGCTCCACAATGCTTTTGACATTTTGGGTTTAACGAATATGAAGAGAGTAGATTTACATACACCAACAtcattttgataattttaacttaaattcAGCTTTGTGTGTTCAGGTTAATTAGTTAAAAGAAATATGCTTTAATATGATAACAGCAGTGGTATCGGGCCAGTGTTGTTCATATGTAATAGTAGCTGATATGAAAATGATCAATGGTACCTAACTAGTGGTTCAGATCACTCTGATGGCTGGAATTAGGTACCTTTTCTATAAGATAACAATAGGACAACTAACATGtattaaaacgaaaacaataaaaaacgaCTGCCGAACAGAATCAAAAATTCTGACATTTTGCAATAACTAGCAATGAATTTGATGCAGATAAGGTTATTTTTACGTCATCATCATAGCTGCTTGAATATTAATACTTGctaaatttaaagcaaaatggaTGAAAATTTGGTGCTGGAATTTCATTGCTTGCTTTAAATATATCATTAATTTTTCACGATTAACTGTGTGAAGTgaaaaatacaatgctaccTGCTACAGCAGACTCTGATTACAAAATTAACCCATGCACACAAACAATTAGTGAATGACAAAAGGTGGCAAAACCCAAAAGGGTAGAGTGTTCTAGCAACAAAAGCTAATGTGTTTGTGTAGCTATAAATCGGTGTGAGAATTTGATGCGTGTGAAGCCACCGATGTATCTTTAGTAAAAATATGACTCTTAAAGGGGCGTGCTCATCCCAGCTTCACAGGCGGCTACAATACTAAACTGGTGCGATACagaaatgtttatcaaatcAAACTGTTGTTTATTCGGCAATGCAAGAGTGTCTAGAAACTCGTTTTTTTAATAGAATCCCCTGAGTACAAAAAACGGGCATACCGCACACACGACACTGGTTGCAATAAACAGAAGTGGCACTGCATGGTACACATATATCAACTGGTTTGGTGCACACCGGAGATCTGGGCAATAACTGCGATGTGGTATGgtgtttttgttaaatttgttcCGGGCATTGTGATGTCAAAATGTTGCATGACTAGTTGCAAGTTTTTCGATCAAAAACCTAGTATTCCCAGTAAGTTTGCACattttgatttcttttttttaagttaagtttgtaACTTCTAAGTTTATCCTGAATCCGAGGGCAATATCCAAGGTTTTCAAACGGAAAAATTATGCTGAATCATGTCAAACCTCACAATGCCCGTAACAAATTTGGCATGACAACAACACCTGTAAAATAGACCCAATCTATGGAACTTGACCAaaaaatataggctacaacaATATGTCTAACTATCATGCAATACACAGAATGTGCAGATAATTAGGCCTAATAACAAGACATCAAATTGAGAAAAACTTACTTTGCAAACAATCTTGAAGTTTACAAGCATATGGCAAACACACTTCGCCTTTAGGCATTGATTCGCATTATATAGGCAAAGCGAGGCAAGTAAAACTAGGAATATTAAagctcaaaatattttaacaaaccaAATAACCTAAACAGCAGAGTGGGCTTAAAAACACTCGTCTTGACAACTCACTGTAGTCCGTCCTTCCTGGTTGAATAAGCTACGGTGCTGACTGACTACTGAGAAAGCTAAATAGCTAATATCGACCCCGTATCAAGCTTAAAGTGAACATTGGGATTGGGTTGGGGAACGTGTTGCGACTATACATTGTACTATGGCGGCGCCATCAAAAAAAGAAAGGATGCGTGTGTCATTGTTAACAAAAACTGATTGACTGTAATGAAAAAGTTACACTTCATTCCTTAAACAACGACCACGTTTTAAACTTTACGTGTGCCGGATCGTGGCTAGAAGCATTGTTTGTTCAGATAGTGGCTTGCTGAACCGATTGTTTTCATGCAACTTATAATCGATAAAATACGAAAAGCACTATAAAGCTTGTCGTAAATCAAAGAACAGTTGTCAGTAAACATACTGGTTAAAGGATTTTAATAATACGTAGTGGGTAAGCACttattgcca includes the following:
- the LOC143462718 gene encoding large ribosomal subunit protein mL44-like produces the protein MLLTTRIVRDCPKRVASAIYWLNKKSPALSYSTNVGNSAIRTADENEGRPLRWKRVWALSMKRKKEIEGPDPPKPRSTLRCWNYKAELSAFQCRLHLNCSEQLLKDAFTEPLPDQDDNAESLSDYSDLQDCGRKFADEFVSHYISTAFPKLPSAGKQAVKSFLLDESHIAYLARNLGYEDLLQCVNFPPSDEVLCCSFLASVEAINRSGGPVAAGRFLLDFVIPQLVGKDILHDIWKPNDPMSLLVEELKKQSQPLPEARLVRQSGINTVTPVFFVALFSGKRFLSESGGESIPLAETDAAKQALKKKYQISINSKVAPMGHSVDDEFLAKLFEPLLGLYTENVNVKQNKNISVQP